The Verrucomicrobiia bacterium genome includes a window with the following:
- a CDS encoding PfkB family carbohydrate kinase codes for MSVLIVGSTALDSIKTPKAENPRLLGGSASHAAVAASFFAPVKLVGVVGQDFPKKYIYLYKKHKINLEGLQILPGKTFHWSGEYEVNMNNRRTLATELGVFETFNPLLPTSYQNAQFVLLANIAPSLQSHVLTQMRRPKFVVADTMDLWLNIALQDLLALLKRVDGFVLNDSEARQLTKEDNLMTALKKIHALGPKYVIIKKGEHGAILSSKAGLFISPAYPLNRVVDPTGAGDSFVGGMMGYLSTAKGPIDANIRRAMIYGSVVASFCCEGFGLNFTTKIKRAAIDTRFKELAKLTKF; via the coding sequence ATGAGTGTATTGATCGTTGGCTCGACCGCGCTGGATTCCATTAAAACTCCCAAGGCCGAAAACCCGCGTCTGCTCGGCGGCTCCGCCAGCCACGCCGCAGTCGCCGCCAGTTTTTTTGCGCCCGTCAAACTCGTCGGTGTCGTCGGCCAGGATTTTCCCAAAAAATACATTTATCTCTACAAGAAACATAAAATTAATCTCGAAGGCTTGCAGATTTTGCCCGGCAAAACTTTTCATTGGTCCGGCGAATACGAAGTGAACATGAACAATCGCCGCACGCTCGCGACCGAACTGGGCGTGTTCGAAACTTTCAATCCTCTGCTGCCGACGTCCTACCAGAACGCGCAATTCGTCCTGCTCGCCAACATCGCGCCGTCGCTGCAAAGCCACGTCCTCACGCAAATGCGCCGCCCCAAATTCGTCGTCGCCGACACGATGGACCTTTGGCTGAATATCGCCCTTCAGGATTTGCTCGCGCTGCTCAAGCGCGTGGATGGTTTTGTCCTCAACGACAGCGAAGCCCGCCAGCTCACCAAGGAAGATAATTTGATGACCGCGCTGAAAAAGATTCACGCGCTCGGCCCCAAATACGTCATCATCAAAAAAGGCGAACACGGCGCCATCCTGTCGTCCAAAGCAGGCCTTTTCATTTCACCCGCGTATCCATTGAACCGCGTCGTGGACCCCACCGGCGCCGGCGATTCCTTCGTCGGTGGCATGATGGGTTATCTCTCGACCGCCAAAGGCCCGATTGACGCCAACATCCGCCGCGCGATGATCTACGGCAGTGTCGTCGCCTCCTTCTGCTGCGAAGGTTTTGGGTTGAATTTCACCACCAAAATCAAACGCGCCGCCATAGACACCCGCTTCAAAGAACTGGCAAAGCTCACGAAGTTTTAG